From Oncorhynchus nerka isolate Pitt River linkage group LG1, Oner_Uvic_2.0, whole genome shotgun sequence, the proteins below share one genomic window:
- the LOC115130493 gene encoding claudin-10-like isoform X1 — translation MSDMVTEILAFILTTSGWVLISSTIPTDYWKVSSLDGTVITTATYWSNLWKACVTDSTGVSNCKDFPSMLALDGYIQACRGLMIAAVCLGFFGAVFALVGMKCTKIGGSDQSKARMACFAGVNFILSGLCSLSACSLYAHRITSEFFDPMFVAQKYELGVALFIGWAGSILCVLGGGIFCFSVVDSSTRSSSRTGYAYGGPASTSHVSSHPRGHAQPMSQRPPPKYSSSSRAQHFDKNAYV, via the exons ATGAGTGACATGGTGACAGAGATTTTGGCCTTTATTCTGACCACATCTGGCTGGGTCCTGATCTCCTCAACCATACCCACGGATTACTGGAAGGTGTCCTCTCTGGATGGCACAGTCATCACCACAGCTACCTACTGGTCCAACCTGTGGAAGGCATGTGTCACTGATTCAACAGGAGTCTCCAACTGCAAGGACTTTCCATCTATGCTGGCACTGGACG GTTATATTCAGGCCTGCAGGGGTCTGATGATCGCTGCTGTCTGCCTGGGCTTCTTTGGTGCCGTCTTTGCCCTGGTCGGAATGAAGTGCACCAAGATTGGGGGATCAGACCAAAGCAAAGCCAGAATGGCTTGCTTCGCCGGGGTCAATTTCATACTCAGCG GTCTCTGCTCGTTGTCCGCCTGCTCCCTGTACGCACACAGAATAACATCTGAGTTTTTTGACCCCATGTTTGTTGCTCAGAA GTATGAACTGGGAGTTGCCTTGTTCATTGGTTGGGCAGGGTCTATCCTGTGTGTTCTGGGAGGGGGGATATTCTGCTTCTCCGTAGTAGATAGTTCCACTAGAAG ctCCAGTCGCACAGGCTATGCCTACGGAGGACCTGCCTCCACCTCCCATGTCTCTTCCCACCCTAGAGGGCATGCACAGCCCATGAGCCAACGGCCTCCACCCAAATACAGCAGCTCCTCCAGAGCACAGCACTTTGATAAGAATGCCTATGTGTAA
- the LOC115130493 gene encoding claudin-10-like isoform X3: MSDMVTEILAFILTTSGWVLISSTIPTDYWKVSSLDGTVITTATYWSNLWKACVTDSTGVSNCKDFPSMLALDGYIQACRGLMIAAVCLGFFGAVFALVGMKCTKIGGSDQSKARMACFAGVNFILSGLCSLSACSLYAHRITSEFFDPMFVAQKYELGVALFIGWAGSILCVLGGGIFCFSVVDSSTRR; this comes from the exons ATGAGTGACATGGTGACAGAGATTTTGGCCTTTATTCTGACCACATCTGGCTGGGTCCTGATCTCCTCAACCATACCCACGGATTACTGGAAGGTGTCCTCTCTGGATGGCACAGTCATCACCACAGCTACCTACTGGTCCAACCTGTGGAAGGCATGTGTCACTGATTCAACAGGAGTCTCCAACTGCAAGGACTTTCCATCTATGCTGGCACTGGACG GTTATATTCAGGCCTGCAGGGGTCTGATGATCGCTGCTGTCTGCCTGGGCTTCTTTGGTGCCGTCTTTGCCCTGGTCGGAATGAAGTGCACCAAGATTGGGGGATCAGACCAAAGCAAAGCCAGAATGGCTTGCTTCGCCGGGGTCAATTTCATACTCAGCG GTCTCTGCTCGTTGTCCGCCTGCTCCCTGTACGCACACAGAATAACATCTGAGTTTTTTGACCCCATGTTTGTTGCTCAGAA GTATGAACTGGGAGTTGCCTTGTTCATTGGTTGGGCAGGGTCTATCCTGTGTGTTCTGGGAGGGGGGATATTCTGCTTCTCCGTAGTAGATAGTTCCACTAGAAGGTGA
- the LOC115130493 gene encoding claudin-10-like isoform X4: protein MIAAVCLGFFGAVFALVGMKCTKIGGSDQSKARMACFAGVNFILSGLCSLSACSLYAHRITSEFFDPMFVAQKYELGVALFIGWAGSILCVLGGGIFCFSVVDSSTRSSSRTGYAYGGPASTSHVSSHPRGHAQPMSQRPPPKYSSSSRAQHFDKNAYV, encoded by the exons ATGATCGCTGCTGTCTGCCTGGGCTTCTTTGGTGCCGTCTTTGCCCTGGTCGGAATGAAGTGCACCAAGATTGGGGGATCAGACCAAAGCAAAGCCAGAATGGCTTGCTTCGCCGGGGTCAATTTCATACTCAGCG GTCTCTGCTCGTTGTCCGCCTGCTCCCTGTACGCACACAGAATAACATCTGAGTTTTTTGACCCCATGTTTGTTGCTCAGAA GTATGAACTGGGAGTTGCCTTGTTCATTGGTTGGGCAGGGTCTATCCTGTGTGTTCTGGGAGGGGGGATATTCTGCTTCTCCGTAGTAGATAGTTCCACTAGAAG ctCCAGTCGCACAGGCTATGCCTACGGAGGACCTGCCTCCACCTCCCATGTCTCTTCCCACCCTAGAGGGCATGCACAGCCCATGAGCCAACGGCCTCCACCCAAATACAGCAGCTCCTCCAGAGCACAGCACTTTGATAAGAATGCCTATGTGTAA
- the LOC115131334 gene encoding claudin-10-like produces MNYRTVVMYMEIGCFVVCVSGWILVCSTMPTEIWTWSEVESIVLTSSNYFSNLWKDCVSDSTGVSDCKGIPSMFGLNWDIHMCRALIIISIILGFFGAILVLVGMKCTKIGGSEVANARVTFAGGMNYLVSGLCSMIAFSYYGNKIRAEFQDPNFRAQKFEIGVAVYIGWGGSTLLVIGGLICSVFAGKEACQSSSKNKQMPVYKLPDADMAPPAKQTYRPVSTALTEGGESRESKTSRVSSETRRSGSSSKTLSSLNVYV; encoded by the exons ATGAATTACAGGACAGTAGTAATGTACATGGAGATTGGCTGCTTTGTGGTCTGTGTGAGTGGATGGATCCTGGTCTGCTCTACAATGCCCACTGAGATATGGACCTGGTCTGAGGTGGAAAGCATCGTTCTGACCAGTTCAAACTACTTCTCCAACCTCTGGAAGGATTGCGTTTCTGATTCAACTGGAGTATCCGATTGCAAGGGTATCCCATCGATGTTCGGACTCAACT GGGATATCCATATGTGCCGGGCTCTGATCATCATCTCTATTATTTTGGGATTCTTCGGGGCCATTCTGGTCCTAGTCGGAATGAAGTGCACTAAGATAGGAGGATCTGAGGTTGCAAACGCAAGAGTGACTTTTGCTGGAGGGATGAACTATCTTGTGTCTG GGTTGTGTTCCATGATTGCATTCTCTTATTATGGAAACAAAATAAGAGCGGAATTTCAGGATCCCAATTTCAGGGCACAAAA ATTTGAAATCGGAGTAGCTGTGTACATTGGCTGGGGAGGCTCCACCCTACTGGTCATTGGAGGCCTCATTTGCAGTGTCTTTGCTGGGAAGGAAGCATGTCAATCAAG CTCAAAGAATAAACAGATGCCTGTCTACAAGCTCCCTGACGCCGACATGGCACCTCCAGCTAAACAGACGTACAGACCGGTGTCAACAGCACtcacagaggggggagagagcagggagtcCAAGACCAGCAGAGTCAGCAGTGAGACTAGGAGAAGTGGGAGCAGTAGCAAGACACTCTCCAGTTTGAACGTGTATGTGTGA